The DNA region GGTACCGAAGGCGGGGGAGGGGTGACACGGGTTGGCTCGAAGAATCTTTTCATGGCGTACGTCCACGTGGCGCACGATTGCCTGGTCGGATCGGGCACGATATTCGCCAACAACGCGACCCTGGCCGGTCATGTCGAGGTCGGAGACCAGGCGACCGTCGGAGCGCTGTCCGCGATCCACCAATTCAGCCGCGTCGGCCCGCACGCCTTCCTCGGTGCCTTCACCGCGGCGGCCAAAGACTGTCTTCCGTACATGAGCACAGTCGGTAACCGTCCCCCGAAGTGTTATGGCCCCAACACTATCGGTCTCGAGCGTAAGGGCTTTTCTCCCGATAGCCGCAGGGCGTTGAAAAGGCTGTGGCACATCCTGCGAGATCCGAAGCTGAACACCTCACAGGCAGTCGAGAAAATCCGTGAAGAGCTCGGCGATCAGGAAGAGGTCGAGGTGGTTCTGGATT from Acidobacteriota bacterium includes:
- the lpxA gene encoding acyl-ACP--UDP-N-acetylglucosamine O-acyltransferase; this encodes MSTKIHPTAIVDSEARLAGSVSVGPYTVIEAGVEIGDGCEIGPFCRFGEGTSIGARNRFESHCSIGAPPQDLKYAGEPTRLEIGDDNWFREFVSFHRGTEGGGGVTRVGSKNLFMAYVHVAHDCLVGSGTIFANNATLAGHVEVGDQATVGALSAIHQFSRVGPHAFLGAFTAAAKDCLPYMSTVGNRPPKCYGPNTIGLERKGFSPDSRRALKRLWHILRDPKLNTSQAVEKIREELGDQEEVEVVLDFIESSNRGVILS